The DNA sequence CTGGCCGAGGCCCTGCGCCGCACCGGCCAAACCCACCTGCTGGAGCTGGGCGCCGGCGCCGGCGGCGGCACCGAAACCGTGCTGGCAGCCCTGCGCGCCCAGGGCCACCCCGCCGCCACCATCACCCTGACGGACCTCTACCCCCAGCCCGCCGCCTGGGCCGACATCAGCCGGCGCACGGCCGGCGCCATTTCAGCCGAGCCGGGGCCCGTGGATGCGCTGGCCGTACCCGAGCACCTGCCGGGGCTGCGGGTTATTTTTTCGGCGTTTCACCACTTCCCGCCCACCGCGGCCGTGGCCCTGTTGCGCGACGCCGTACGGGCCGGCACCGGCATCGGCGTGTTTGAGGGCGCGGGCAAACACTGGGGCGAGCTGCTGCTAGCCGGCACCGCGCTGCCCGTGGCCCAGCTGCTGCTGACGCCATTTTTCCGGCCCTTCCGGTTCAGCCGCCTGGTGTTCACCTACTTGGTGCCCATCATCCCGCTCTGCACCATCTGGGACGGGGCCGTGTCGTTGCTGCGTATGTACTCGCCTGCTGAGCTGCTGGCCCTGGCCAGCCTGGCCGACCCCGCCGGCTGCTACCACTGGCAAACTGGCAAAAAAAGCCACTGGTGGGGCCCCCAGGTCACGTACCTGGTGGGCTGGCCGGCCGCCGCGTAGCAGCCGTCACTCAACGGTGGAACATGATGGCTTTTCCCACTCGCAAGCCGTTGGGGGCCGCACAGGCGGGTTGTTCTCACCACCTTTGCCCACCTGCGTGCTCAATAAACGCTGGCTATTCAATGTTGACTGCTTACCGAAAAGCGCTGCCGCTGCTGCGCATCCCGTTTTCACTGTACCTGATGCCCGTGTTCTGGTTCGGGCTCAGCGCGTTACGGGGGCCCTGGAGCGGGGCGCGGGCCGCGGGCGTGTTCGTGGTACTGCACCTGCTGGCCTACCCGGCGTCGAACGGCTACAATTCCTATTACGACAAGGACGAGGACAGCATCGGCGGCCTGAAAACCCCGCCCAAGGTCACGCCCGAGTTGCTGCACCTGGTGAGGCTGTTCGACCTGCTGGCGGTGGTAGGGGCGGCGCTGATTTCGGCCACTTTCGCGGTGCTGGTGGTGGTGTACCTGCTGGTTTCCAAGGCCTACAGCTACGACGGCATCCGCCTGAAAAAGTACCCGCTGCTGAGCACGGCTGTGGTGGTGGTGTTTCAGGGCGCGTTCACGTTTTTGATGACGCAGGTGGGCGCCGGGGCCCTGCCGGCCCAGCTTTTTGAGAAAACCAACCTGCTGCTGGCCGTCGTCAGCACGCTGTTTTTATGCGGCTCCTACCCGCTCACCCAAGTGTACCAGCACGCCGAGGACGGCCGCCGCGGCGACCGCACCCTGAGCCTGCGGCTGGGCATCCGGGGCACGTTTGGGTTTGCGGCAGTGGGGCTGCTGGCCGGCGCCGGGGCCCTGGCGCTCACCTACTGGCTGCGGGGCGAGCCGCGCAATATCCTGATATTTTTGGTGGCCACGGGGCCCGTAGTGGCGCTGTTTGGGCGCTGGGCCTGGCTGGCCTGGCACGATGCGGCCCACGCCAACTTCGCCTGGACAATGCGCATGAACCAGGTATCATCGCTCTGCCTGAGCGCCGCATTTATCGCCATGCTGCTCTGGCGCTGAGGCCGGCCGGGCCCCGGCCGCGGCAACGCGCGGGGGCCCCAGCTGCGTATTAAGCACCTATCTACCAATTCCTTTCCAGCTCCATGCGCCTTTACCCATTCCTCGTGCTGCCGCTGCTGGCTGCCTGCAACACTGCCCCTACGGCCACCACCGAAACCGCGGCGCCGCCCGCTGCCCAGCCTACCCCCCCTCCCGCCGCGCCCACCGCCGGGGCCCTGCCCCCGCCCGATACGGCCCGCACCAAAGCTGTTTCGGCCCTCGGCGACACACTGCGCGTGGTGCGGCAGCAGCACAATTTCAGCCGTTCCGAGGGCCCGGCCGATGCGTTTCGGCTGGTATTTCGGGGCCCCTCGGTGCTCAAGGGCACCGCTGAATTCACGATTACCGACCCCAGCGGCCAGGTTATTTTCCGCGAAGTGCTAACCGAGCCCGACCTCGAAGCAGCCCTGGTGTACGAAATGAAAACCCCCACCGCCACGCCCGCCGAGCGCGCGGCCTACGTGCTGCGCCGCATCGACCAGTTTTTCCAGCCCGCGCAGTTCCAAACGCCCGCCGTGGGGCCCCAGGCCACGTTCCCCAGCAATATTGAAAATCTCAACCAGGCTACCTGGGCCGACCTCAAGCGGCGCCCCGGCACCATCGGCTTCGACTACCTTAAAGGCAAGGAAGACCGCCAGCGCCTCGCCTGGTCGCCCCTAAAAAAGCAGACCATCCGCGTGCGCTAAGGCTATTTAGCAGTGACGAGGGCTACGCCAGCCGCCCCGCGGCTACCGTAGCGCGCCGCCGCCGAAGCCCCATCCAAGAACTCAAGCCGCCGTATTCTTTTGTGGGCCAGCAGCCGCCGCAATTCTGCCGGGGCCCCGGGCGCCACCAGCCGGCCATTCACCACGCATAGCAGCACGGCGGCGCGCGGCCGCGGATCAGCGGCTTCCGCCTGCCGGCATTTTTCTTCATACGCCTGCCGCTGCGCTGCCGAAAGCGGCAGGGTGCACACCGCCGGCTCCCAGCCCCGCACGCTGGCGTCGCAAACCACGCGCTGCTGCAAGGCCGCTACTTGCTGCTTTAGCGGCAGTTGTCGCACGTTGGCCACCCACGCCTGCGCGCTGGGATAGGTAGCCAATACCGGGCAGGCAGGAGCCGTTTGGGCCACGGCCGACCAGCCGGACAGGAGCAACAGCGCGAGAAAGGGCGTTTTCATGTGGCAGATTTAACGCCTAAAGAAAGCTGGTTTTTTGGTAGGCGCCAGCCAACTCCCTTGGGGCCCCGACGCAAAAAGCCACCGCTTTTGGCGGTGGCTTTCAGGTGCAAACGGAGCTTTTGCAGCCGGCGTTAGCCGTTCATCGAGAGCAGGAACTCGTGGTTGTCCTTAGTGCCTTTGATGCGGTCTTTCAGGAATTCCATGGCTTCGGTGGCGCTCATGTCGGTCATGAAGCGGCGCAGCACCCACACGCGCCCCAGCTCTTCCTTGCTCATCAGCAGGTCTTCGCGGCGGGTGCCGGAAGCCGGGATGTCGATGGCCGGGAATACGCGCTTGTTGGCCAGCTTGCGGTCCAACTGCAGTTCCATGTTGCCGGTGCCCTTGAATTCTTCGAAGATCACCTCGTCCATTTTCGAGCCTGTTTCGATCAGCGCCGTGGCGATGATGGTGAGCGAGCCGCCGCCTTCCACGTTGCGGGCCGCGCCGAAGAAGCGCTTGGGCTTTTGCAGGGCCCCGGCATCAATGCCGCCCGAGAGGATGCGCGAGCTGCTGGGCTGCACGGTGTTGTAGGCGCGCGCCAGGCGGGTGATGGAGTCGAGCAGAATCACCACGTCGTGGCCGCACTCCACGAGGCGCCGGGCCTTGTCGAGGGCCATTTCGGCAATTTTCACGTGGCGGTCGGCCGTTTCGTCGAAAGTCGAGCTGAGCACTTCGGCCTTCACGGTACGGGCCATGTCGGTCACTTCCTCCGGCCGCTCATCGATGAGCAAAATCATCAAATACACCTCCGGGTGGTTCTCCGAAATGGCGTTGGCAATTTCCTGAAGCAGCACCGTTTTACCGGTTTTGGGCTGGGCCACGATGAGGCCCCGCTGGCCCTTGCCAATCGGCGCAAACATATCGAGCACGCGGGTGCTGATTTGGCTCGGCTTGGTGCTCAGCTGCATCCGCTCATCGGCAAACAGCGGCGTGAGGTGGCTGAACGGCACCCGGTCGCGGACTTCCTCCACGGTGCGCCCGTTCATGCTGTCGATGCCCACCAAAGCAAAGTATTTCTCGCCTTCGCGCGGCGGCCGAATGGTAGCTACCACCGTGTCGCCGGGCTTTAGGGCAAACTGCTTCACCTGCTGCGGCGACACGTAAATGTCGTCCGGCGAGGTCAGGTAGTTGTAGAACGGCGAGCGCAGGAAGCCGTAGCCGCCGTCGGGCATCAGCTCAAACGTACCGTTGCCGGGCACCACCAGGTCGATTTCCTGGCGGGCAGGCCGCTGGTTTTGGTTTTGGCCCTGGTTTTGGCCCTGGTTTTGATTCGGGTTCTGGCCTTGGTTCGACTGGCCCTGGGGTTGGTCGGGGTTTTGGCCGTTGGCGCGCTGCTCGTCGCGGCGCTGCTGGCGTTGCTGGTCGCGCTGGGCCTGGCGCTCCTCGCGGGTCATGCGGGGCTGGTCCTGGCCGCTGCGGGGCTGATCTTGGCGGGCTTGGTCGTTGCGCGGTTGGTCCTGGCCCTGGCCGGTGCGGGGCTGGTCGCTGCGGGGCTGGTCGTTGCGGTACTCGCGGGGCTGGTCCTGGCTGCTGCGGGGCTGGTCTTGCCGGAAAGCGCGGGGCTGGTCGCGGTCGTTGCGGCGGTTGGCGTAGTCATCGGCGCCGTAGTCGCGCCGGGGGTTGTCGCGGGCAGGGCCCCCGGTGGGGCGGCCGGCATCGGCAGCCGAAGTTTCGGCGCTGGGCGCGGGCAGGGCCCCGTCGCCCTCGCTGCTTTCCACGGCTTCGCGGGCGGCGCGGGCCTGGTCGCGGACGGCCTGCACGGCTTGCTCAGCGGCGCGGTTCTCGCTGATGGGCCGGCCGTTGCGGCCCACCCGCTCGCGGCGGTGGCGCTCGGTAGGGGCCCCATCGGCCGCCGGGGCAGCTTCGGAACTTTCAGCAGCATTTTCGGCCGCAGGCTGCGCCGAAACGGGCGCAGTTTCAGCAGCTGGCGCCTCCTGGGTAGTTTCAGCAGCCGGTGCCTCCTGGGTAGCCGCGGCGGTGGGGGCAGCAGCAACCGTTTCGACTGGGATGGGGGCTATCTGCACGGCAGAGGGGCCCTCCGCGGCGGGCGGGGCCACATCGGAGAAGGGTTGCTCGGGCATTGTGGGCGCGACGCGGCGGCTGGTGCGAGCCACAGCAGGGGCCCCAGCGGCAGCAGCAGCGGCACGGGGGGCACGGGCCGGTTTGGCGGCGGGCGCAGCTTCAGCGGCCTCAGTGGCGGCTTCGGGGCCCGGTTGGGCGGCTTGCTGGTCCAGAATCTTGTAAATCAAATCCTGCTTGCTAAGCCGCTTGAAATTACCAACGTTGAGCTGCTCGGCAAGTTCTTTGAGGTCGGGCAGCAAACGGTCCTTCAACTCGTTGAGGGTGTGCATAGAAAAATTAGAGGGAGGGAATATCGGGGAGGGGCCGGCGGGCGGGCCTTGGAGCCGCCAAAGGCGCGCGGGCGGCAACGGGGCGTGTACGCCGCCGGCCGAAGAACCGCGTCAGCGCGGCACAACAACACTAATCGGATGGAGCAATACGAATGGGGGCAACCCGGCGCTACTTATGAAAAGGCAGGGATGGGTGCGGGCCGGCGGCACCCCCTGGGCCCGCGGCCCGGCCACGGGGGCCGGTTGCTACCGCAATGTTAGGACATTACGGGCAAACTGCCAAATCGGATGCCCGGCGGTCTACCTTTGCCGCCGATTCTAACAACCCGCGCCCCATGCTGCAAGTTTCCGTCCTCAAAGAACAAACCGACCGGGTACTGGCCGGCCTCGCCAAGAAACACTACCCCACGGGCCCCGCCGATGTGGCCGCCATCCTCGACCTCGACCAGCGTCGCCGGGCCCTGCAAACCACCCACGACGCCGCCCAGGCCGAAGCCAACGACCTCGCCCGCCAGATTGGGGCCCTGATGAAGAGCGGCGACAAGGCCGGCGCCGAAACCCTGAAAATCCGCACCACGGAGCTCAAGCAGCACACCAAAACCGCCACCGACGAACTGACGCAGGTGGAAATTGCCATCCAGCAGCTGCTCTACAAGCTGCCCAACCTGCCCCATGCCAGCGTGCCCGAAGGCCGCGCCGCCGCCGACAATGAGCTGGTGCGCGCGCACGGCACTAAGCCTGACTTGTACGCCGGGGCCCAGCCGCACTGGGAGCTGATTAAAAAGTACGACATCATTGATTTTGAGCTGGGCATCAAAATTACCGGGGCGGGCTTTCCGGTGTACAAGGGCCAGGGGGCCCGGCTGCAACGGGCACTGGTTAATTTTTTCCTCGACGAGGCCCGCGCCGCCGGCTACACCGAGGTGCAGCCCCCCATTGTGGTGAACGAGGCCAGCGCCACCGCCACCGGCCAGCTGCCCGACAAGGAGGGCCAGATGTACCACGATGCCAAGGACGACCTCTACCTCATCCCGACGGCCGAGGTGCCGGTGACGAACCTCTACCGCGACGAGATTATTCCGGTCGAGAAGCTGCCCATCCGCAACGCGGCCTACACGCCCTGCTTCCGCCGCGAGGCCGGTTCGTGGGGTGCCGACGTGCGGGGCCTCAACCGCCTGCACCAGTTCGACAAGGTGGAAATTGTGCAAATCACGCAGCCCGAAAATAGCTACGCCGCCCTCGACGGCATGGTGGCCCACATCGAAAGCCTGCTCCAAAAGCTGGGCCTCCCCTACCGCGTGCTGCGCCTGTGCGGCGGCGACATGGGCTTCACCAGCGCCCTGACCTACGATTTGGAGGTGTGGAGCGCCGCCCAGGGCCGCTGGCTCGAAGTGTCGTCGGCGTCCAACTTCGAAACCTACCAGGCCAACCGCCTTAAGTGCCGCTACCGCGCCGATGGCGGCAAAACCCAACTTCTGCACACGCTCAACGGCTCGGCCCTGGCCCTGCCCCGCATCGTGGCCGCGTTACTGGAAAACAACCAAACCGCCGACGGCATTGAGCTGCCCGAGGTGCTGCACAGCTACTGCGGCTTTAGCAAGATTGGTTAACCGTCTAGCCTTGGCGGGACTTAATTTCCAACTTGGCGAAACTTCGCGCCAAAGCCGTTAGCAAAAATTTTCGCCAAGGTTTAATGCCGCTATCTTTGGCCCAACGCACGGTATCCACCTCGCCAACCCGGTTGCCTACAAACGGCGAACCCCCGGCCGTTGGACCGACCGAGGGTTCAAGAAGTAGGTGTTGAAGCACCTAATCTTCTCATCCAGATGGAAAAGGAACGTGCGAAATCGGAGGTTAAGTTCAGGCTTGACGTCCGAATACCCGAAGGGCTAGTAAAATGGCTGCTTTGGTTTCTGGTGGGCGGCGGTGCCTTAACGGCCGCCGAACACTGGATTAAGTAGGGTAAGGGGCTGGGCCGCGAGGTTCGGCCCCTTATTTTTTGTGTGGCAAATATACGGGTGCCGCGCAAAAAGTTTGCTTGGTTCTTTTTATGGCTCTGGCGGGCTCTCACTGGGGCCCTAATACTCCAGCGTTTGCTCGTCCACGTAGCACCAGAGCCACCGCTCGCCGGGCTGGGCAGAGGCAATGACGGGGTGCTGCGTGGCGTAGAAGTGCTTGGTGGCGTTGCTTGTTCTTCGAGTCGTCGCAGCAGCCGACGTGGCCGCACTCCTGGCAGGTGCGCAGGTGCACCCAGGCGTCGCCCAGGGCCACGCACTCGGGGCACACGTGCTTGGTATCCGGGATGATGTGGATGATGTGGGCGAGGTGCTGGCAGATGGCGGACATGACGGCTTTTTAGTTGTCAGGTGCTCATTATCAGTTGTTAGGTGCGCAGGTGGTTTACTGAGAACTGCCAACGAGCAGCTGACAACTAACCCCGGGGCCCTAGCGGCCGTCGCGGGGCGGCGGCAGGTTCAAATCCAAATCCTGGTCGTTCATGCACTTGAAATGGCCCTGCGGGCACTTTGCAAACCCGATTTTGGAGCAGGGGCGGCAACTCAGGTTCAGCACCTCCAGGGCCCTAAATTCGGTTTTGTAGGGGTACATGCCGAAGGCCGGCACCGTATTGCCCCACACGCTGAAAATCTCCTTCTTGAAGGCCGCCGCGATGTGCATCAGGCCCGTGTCGTGGCTCACCACCAGTTGCGCCTGCCGCAGCAGCGAGGCCGACTGGTGCAGCGAATATCGCCCGCAACCGTTGTGAATGAGCGGGTTGGAAAAGGAATGCAGGGATGATTTTTCGGGGAAATAATATGGGCTCTCGGGGATGCGGGCCGTGGGCTCGGCGCGGCCCGCACCCGCGTCAAACGCCAGCTCAATGACGTGACCGGTAGTCTCGTCCTCAGCCCCCCCGAGCAGCACGATGGGGCGGTTAATCTTGGCGCACAGCGCAATAAGCTTCTCGACGGGCAGGCGCTTGGTGGCGTGCTGGGCCCCGATGGCCACCGCCACGTAGCCGCGCTGGAAGCCCGCGGGCAGGTCGCGCAGGTCGACTTCCTGGCCTTCGGGAATGAAGTAATCGAGGCCCTGGCCGTCGTTGCGTACACCCAGCGGCGCGGCGGCAGCCAGGTAGCGGTCCACGATGTGGATATCAGGCAGGGTGTTGACTTTAAAATTGACCAGCAGCCACTTCTGGCGGTTCAGCTTGTCGAAGCTGGCCGATTTCACGTTGAGCTGCAACTTAATTAGCCGGGTGCGCAGGTTGTTGTGCAGATCGACGATGAAGTCGAACTTCTCCGCCCGCAACTCGCGCACCAAATCGCGCAGCGAGCCGCTGAGCACGTGCACTTTGGCAATGTACGGGTTGGGCTCCAGTAGGCCGCGGTAGGCAGGCTTGGTGGCAAAGTGCACCTCCGCGCCCGGCACCTGCTGCGCCAGGGCCCGCACCACGGGCGTGGTCAGCACAATGTCACCGATGGAGGAAAAGCGGAGAACGAGGATTTTCATTTATAGGACAGGGGCCCCGATAGAACAAGACATCGGCATTACAAGGCCGTCATGCTCAAACGAACAACGGCCCCCTACTCAAACAGCGACGTTTTGAAAACTTCCGGCGGCTTGATGGCGGCTTTGCGGGCGGCGAAGTAGGCGGCGGCTTCGTCTACCGATTTGGTGTTAAACGTCATCTCCTTGGCTAGCATGCCTTTGCGGCCCATGAGCACACCGTAGCGAGTGTCGGCGTAACCGTCGGTGTGGTGGGCGTCGGGGTTGATGCTGAGCTGCACGCCTTGGTCGAGGGCGTAGCGCACCCAGCGCCAGTCGAGGTCGAGGCGCCAGGGGTTGGCGTTGATTTCGATGATGACCTGGTGCTGGGCGCAGGCATCGATGACGGCCTTGTAATCAATGGGGTAGCCCTGGCGGCGCAGCAACAGGCGGCCGGTGGGGTGGCCCAGCATGGTGCAGTAGGGGTTGGCGATGGCGCGCAGCAGGCGGTCGGTGGCCTTGCGCTCGTCCATTTTCAGGTTGGAGTGCACCGAGGCCACGATGAAATCGAAGCTCGCCAGCACTTCGGGCGCGTAGTCCAGGGCCCCGTCGCTGAGGATGTCGCTTTCTATGCCCTTGAAAATGCGGAAGGGCGCCAGTTCCGCGTTGAGCTTGTCGATTTCCTGGTGCTGCTGGCGCACGCGGTCGGCGCTGAGACCGTTGGCGTAGTGGGCGGCCTGCGAGTGGTCGCAGATTCCGAGGTACTCGAAGCCGTGGTCGCGCAGCCAGATAGCCATTTCGCGCAGCGAGTGGTTGCCATCAGAGTAGGTGCTGTGGTTGTGCAGCGAGCCGCGGATATCGCCGTCTTCGAGCAGGCGGGGTAGCTTGTTTTCGGCAGCCAGCGCGATTTCGCCCAGGCCCTCGCGCAGCTCGGGCACCAGGTATTGCAGGCCAGCGCGCTCGTATAGAGCCTCTTCGCGCTCGAATTTCTCGCGGCGGGCCCACTGGCGCAGCGTAGCGGGCTGGCCGGGGCCCAGGCCGGCGGCGTTGGGCAGTAGCTCGGCGAGGTGCGTTTCGGTGGCGGTTTGGAGGAACAGCTCGTTCACGAAATCGGCGGGGGCCACTAGCAGCACTTCCACGGCCACGCCCGAGCCGGCGGCGGTGCCGCGCCAGGCGAAGGGCCCCGAGAGCGCCGGCGCGGGCACCAGGCCTTCGAGCGAATTGAGCAGGTCGTGGGCCATTTCGGGCGCGTCGGTGGCGGCCACCAGGGCCACGGTTTCCACAGTTTCGAGGCGGCGGCGGGTTTCGCCGGCCACCGCCACCTGCTCGGTGCCAAGGGCTTCGCGGAGGCGGCGGGCCAGGGCCTCGGCCAGCTCCTCGGCCTGCGGGTAGAGCAGCTTGCCCTTGCTTTGGTCCGTGAATTCGAGGGCTTCCAGGATGCCCTGCTGGGTTTTCTGGCCGAAACCCTTGAGCTTGCTCACCTGGTCGGCCTCGGCGGCGGCGCGCAGCTGCTCGGCGCTTTCAATGCCTAGCTCGCGCCACAGGGCCCTGATCTTTTTCGGGCCGATACCCTTAATTTTCAGTAGCTCCACCACGCCGGGCGGGGTGGCGGCGAGCAGGCGCTGCAAGTCGGAGAACGTGCCCGTGTCGAGCAGTTCTGCCACTTTGGCGGCGGCGGTTTTGCTCAGGCCGGTGCGGTCGGGCAGGCCGGAGCGCTCTACCTCGGCCACCGGGAAGCTCAGGGCTTCCAGGGCCGTAGCAGTGCCTTCGATGGCCCTGATTTTGAAGGGATTTTCGTCGTGCAGCTCCATGAGCTGCGCCGCTAGCCGGAAGGCGCGGGTAAGGGCGCGGTTGTCCACAGGAATAGGTCGTTTGGGTGAGCGAAGGTACCGCTGAGCGTAGCTTGCAGCTGGCAGCCGGGGCCCTACCGGGGCGCCCGCTGTTTCTTGTTGCCTACGTTAATCTCCTTGCTCATGGCCCTTTCCTTCCCCCGCTGGCTGGCGGTGCTGCCGCTGGCACTCGTGGCCGCCACGTGCCAGTCGCCCCGCCCCGACCGCCTACCCACTTCCCCCGCCGACTTGCAGGGCACGTGGCTGCAATCGAACGAAGAAAGCCGCGGCGACACGCTCGTGTACCGGCCCAACACCTACAAATTTCCGCCCAGCCGCGGCCGTACGGGCTTTGCCGTGGGGCAAGCGGGCCGCTTCACCGAGTTCGATATTGCGCCCACTGATGGCCTGGAAGGGCACGAGGGCACCTGGACGGCCCCCGACGCCGCCCACCTGCGCATCCACCTCAATGACAACAGCGCGCCCGACTACACCTTGGAAATCATTTCCTTGCATAACGGCGTGCTGAAGCTGCGGCGGCCGTAGGGCCCCTGGCGTTGCCGGGGCATTATCTTCGCTGGCATTCCCGCCCAGCGCCAGGGCCGTGCGCGCCGCCGGGGCGTGCGGGGCCCCACCGGCGCGCACGGCCCTGGCGCGCCGCGCCGGTGCGGTGGGTTTTCCGTCGATTACCTCGTCCTTCGCATGAAATTTTTTCCATTATCCGTCCTGGCTTTGGCTGGGGCACTGGCCGTTTCGACGGCGCACACGGCCCCGCTGGGGGGCCCCAAAGCAGCCCCGGCCTACGGCCAAAAAGCCGGCGCGGCCATCGACCGCATCGACCCCACCTACTGGTTTGTGGGCATGAAGAACCCCCAGGTGCAGTTGCTGGTGCACGGCCCCGGCCTGGCCAGCAGCACGGTGGAGCAGCCCAACTACCCCGGCGTCACCCTCGACAAAGTGGAGAAGCTAACCAGCCCCAACTACTTGTTGCTCAGCCTCACAGTACGGCCCGATGCCAAGCCGGGCAAGATCAAGCTGCAATTCAAAGGTGCTAAGAACTTCACGTACAGCTACGAGCTGCGGGCCCGCAACCCCGACCCCGACCGCACCCAGGGCCTCACGCAGGCCGACTTCATTTACATGCTGATGCCGGACCGTTTTTCGAACGGCGACCCGAAGAACGACGTGGTGAAGGGCACCCGCGTGAACCACGTGGCCCGCGACTCAATGTATGCCCGCCACGGCGGTGATTTGAAAGGCATCGAGAACCACTTCGGCTACCTCAAGCAACTGGGCGTCACGGCCGTCTGGCCCACGCCGCTCGTGGAAAACGACATGCCCAAGGCCAGCTACCACGGCTACGCCGTGACGGACTGCTACAAAATTGACCCGCGCTACGGCACCAACGCCGAATACGTGCAGTTTGTGAAAAAAGCGCACAAACAGGGCCTTAAAGTGGTGCAGGACATTGTGCTAAACCACTGGGGCAGCTATAATTACCTATTCCTGGACCAGCCAGCGGCCGACTGGTTCCACGCCTTTCCCACCTTCACGCGCAGCAACTACAACGCCTACGTCCTCAACGACCCGCACGGGGCGGCCATCGACCGCAAGCTGGAAAACGACGGCTGGTTCGACACCACCATGCCCGACGTGAACCAGAGTAACCCACTGGTGGCGACGTACTTGATTCAGAACTTTTTGTGGTGGGTGGAGAGCACCGGCCTCGACGGATACCGCATCGACACGTACCCGTATTCGGAGCCGCAGTTCCTCATGGCCTGGGGCAAGGCCATTGCCGACGAGTACCCCAAGCTGGCTCTGTTTGGCGAGGCCTGGGAGGGCACCGAGGCCGAGCAAGCGTTCTTCGCGCAGAACATTTTCCCGCCCGTCAACGGCTTCAGGTCGAACCTGCCGGGCGTACTCGATTTTCAGGTTTGCTTCGGTATCGGCGACGCGCTGAAAGGCGACGGCGGCGATTTGAACAAGCTGTACCGCGCCTTGCAGGGCGACTGGATGTACACCGACGCCACGCGCAACGTGCCGTTTCTCGACAACCACGACATGAGCCGGTTCTATTCGGTGATTGGCGAAGACTTTGCGAAGTACAAGATGGGCCTGGCCTGGCTGCTGACGCTCCGCGGTACGCCGCAGCTGTACTACGGCACGGAGGTGCTGATGAAGAACTTCTCGGACCCTGACGGCAAGGTGCGCGAGGACTTCCCCGGCGGCTGGGCCGGCGACAAAACCGACTATTTCACGGCCCGCCCGGGGCCAGCCGGCGAGGCCTTCGACTACGTGAGCAAACTGGCCAACTACCGCAAAACCCACCCCGTGCTCAGCAGCGGCAAGCTCATGCAGTTCATTCCGCAGGACGGCGTGTACACCTACTTCCGCTACACCGATGCGGGCGAGTGCGTGATGGTCATCGCCAACAACACCAAGGACGCTAAGCAAGTGGATGGCAGCCGCTTCGCTGAGCGCACCGCCGGCTTTACTTCGGGCCAGGACGTGGTGACCGGGGCCCCGGTGCCCGACCTGAAAACCCTCGCCGTGCCCGCCCGCACGGTCATGGTGGTCGAACTCAAAAAATAGATTTGGAAATGGGGCCCTGGGGCCCCATCTTCATCGCGCATCTTCCTAAATCCCACCTACTTCTATGGCCGCTGGAGTCATCACGTCCGCCCATTCTACCCACGCCAAGCCGCGCCTTTCGTTCTGGCAAATCTGGAACATGAGCTTCGGCTTCCTCGGCATCCAGTTCGGCTTTGCGCTGCAAAACGCCAACGTGAGCCGGATTTTCGAGACGATGGGCGCCAAAACCGATGAAATCGCCTTTTTGTGGCTGGCCGCGCCCGCCACGGGCCTCATCGTGCAGCCCATCATCGGCTACCTATCCGACCGCACCTGGAGCCCGCGCTGGGGCCGGCGCCGGCCCTACTTCCTGATTGGAGCCATTTTAGCGTCGATTTCGCTGCTCATTATGCCCAACGTGACGGCCCTGTGGATGGCGGCCGGCATGCTCTGGATCATGGATTCGAGCATCAACATCAGCATGGAGCCGTTCCGGGCCCTGGTGGGCGACTTGCTGCCCTCGGAGCAGCGCACTACGGGCTTCGCGGCCCAGACGTTTTTCATTGGCGTGGGGGCCGTGGTGGCCTCGTCGCTGCCCTGGGTGCTCACCAACTGGTTCCATGTAGCCAACGTGGCAGCGGCAGGCCACATCCCGGCGTCGGTGCGCTACTCGTTTACGGCGGGCGGCGTGGTGTTTTTCCTGGCCGTGCTCTGGACGGTGCTGCGCACCCGCGAATACCCGCCCGCCGACCTGGCCGAGTTCGAGGCCGAAAAGGCCCGCACATCTGGCATCGCGCACGGCTTCAAGGAGTCGTTTGCCGGCATTTTCAAGATGC is a window from the Hymenobacter nivis genome containing:
- a CDS encoding glycosyltransferase family 9 protein codes for the protein MKILVLRFSSIGDIVLTTPVVRALAQQVPGAEVHFATKPAYRGLLEPNPYIAKVHVLSGSLRDLVRELRAEKFDFIVDLHNNLRTRLIKLQLNVKSASFDKLNRQKWLLVNFKVNTLPDIHIVDRYLAAAAPLGVRNDGQGLDYFIPEGQEVDLRDLPAGFQRGYVAVAIGAQHATKRLPVEKLIALCAKINRPIVLLGGAEDETTGHVIELAFDAGAGRAEPTARIPESPYYFPEKSSLHSFSNPLIHNGCGRYSLHQSASLLRQAQLVVSHDTGLMHIAAAFKKEIFSVWGNTVPAFGMYPYKTEFRALEVLNLSCRPCSKIGFAKCPQGHFKCMNDQDLDLNLPPPRDGR
- a CDS encoding helix-hairpin-helix domain-containing protein, whose product is MDNRALTRAFRLAAQLMELHDENPFKIRAIEGTATALEALSFPVAEVERSGLPDRTGLSKTAAAKVAELLDTGTFSDLQRLLAATPPGVVELLKIKGIGPKKIRALWRELGIESAEQLRAAAEADQVSKLKGFGQKTQQGILEALEFTDQSKGKLLYPQAEELAEALARRLREALGTEQVAVAGETRRRLETVETVALVAATDAPEMAHDLLNSLEGLVPAPALSGPFAWRGTAAGSGVAVEVLLVAPADFVNELFLQTATETHLAELLPNAAGLGPGQPATLRQWARREKFEREEALYERAGLQYLVPELREGLGEIALAAENKLPRLLEDGDIRGSLHNHSTYSDGNHSLREMAIWLRDHGFEYLGICDHSQAAHYANGLSADRVRQQHQEIDKLNAELAPFRIFKGIESDILSDGALDYAPEVLASFDFIVASVHSNLKMDERKATDRLLRAIANPYCTMLGHPTGRLLLRRQGYPIDYKAVIDACAQHQVIIEINANPWRLDLDWRWVRYALDQGVQLSINPDAHHTDGYADTRYGVLMGRKGMLAKEMTFNTKSVDEAAAYFAARKAAIKPPEVFKTSLFE
- a CDS encoding alpha-amylase family glycosyl hydrolase — translated: MKFFPLSVLALAGALAVSTAHTAPLGGPKAAPAYGQKAGAAIDRIDPTYWFVGMKNPQVQLLVHGPGLASSTVEQPNYPGVTLDKVEKLTSPNYLLLSLTVRPDAKPGKIKLQFKGAKNFTYSYELRARNPDPDRTQGLTQADFIYMLMPDRFSNGDPKNDVVKGTRVNHVARDSMYARHGGDLKGIENHFGYLKQLGVTAVWPTPLVENDMPKASYHGYAVTDCYKIDPRYGTNAEYVQFVKKAHKQGLKVVQDIVLNHWGSYNYLFLDQPAADWFHAFPTFTRSNYNAYVLNDPHGAAIDRKLENDGWFDTTMPDVNQSNPLVATYLIQNFLWWVESTGLDGYRIDTYPYSEPQFLMAWGKAIADEYPKLALFGEAWEGTEAEQAFFAQNIFPPVNGFRSNLPGVLDFQVCFGIGDALKGDGGDLNKLYRALQGDWMYTDATRNVPFLDNHDMSRFYSVIGEDFAKYKMGLAWLLTLRGTPQLYYGTEVLMKNFSDPDGKVREDFPGGWAGDKTDYFTARPGPAGEAFDYVSKLANYRKTHPVLSSGKLMQFIPQDGVYTYFRYTDAGECVMVIANNTKDAKQVDGSRFAERTAGFTSGQDVVTGAPVPDLKTLAVPARTVMVVELKK